A genomic stretch from Candidatus Brocadiaceae bacterium includes:
- the hutI gene encoding imidazolonepropionase: protein MQNSCNFLIYNIGQLLTVSGASSIPKVAHEMDDVGIIHDGAVALKNGMIYDVGTTRELKKKYHGNHPQSLDARGNVVLPGFVDCHTHAVFGGDRSGEFVQRLQGSTYREILKKGGGIIRTVQNTRALSAHKLANISKKHLNAMLLHGTTTVEVKSGYGLDGKNEMKILKAIQLLQKTHPIDIVPTFLGAHVLPPEYRKTPKAYVDLVCEMLPKAKPFAKYCDVFCDDGAFSVKQSEIILKRALSLGFQLKIHTNQFKDIGGVSLALKLGCVSIDHLDMIQQDDIRHIKKNNTLCVLLPGVPFFLMSKVYAPAKKMIESGLPVALATDFNPGTCPGYNMQLILTLACLNMNMTPAQTINAATINAAHALGLAQKLGSIEVGKQADLIILNLKDYNQLPYYFGVNHVRVVIKKGTIIVDTMQQTDFP, encoded by the coding sequence ATGCAAAACTCTTGTAATTTTCTTATCTACAATATCGGCCAGTTGTTAACCGTTTCCGGAGCTTCGAGTATACCGAAAGTAGCTCATGAAATGGACGATGTCGGTATCATCCATGATGGTGCTGTTGCGCTGAAAAACGGGATGATTTATGATGTTGGCACTACCAGAGAACTGAAAAAAAAATACCACGGTAACCATCCTCAATCCCTTGATGCCAGAGGGAATGTTGTTTTACCGGGTTTTGTTGATTGTCATACTCACGCTGTTTTTGGTGGAGACCGATCAGGAGAGTTTGTGCAACGTTTACAGGGAAGCACCTATCGGGAAATATTAAAAAAGGGTGGAGGAATAATACGTACCGTTCAGAATACCAGGGCCTTGTCTGCCCACAAACTTGCAAACATTTCAAAAAAACATCTGAATGCCATGCTTTTACACGGAACAACTACCGTAGAGGTGAAAAGTGGCTATGGGCTTGATGGTAAAAATGAAATGAAAATCCTGAAGGCTATTCAACTTTTACAGAAAACACATCCGATAGACATCGTACCGACCTTCCTGGGGGCGCACGTGCTTCCCCCTGAATACAGAAAGACCCCAAAAGCCTATGTTGATCTGGTATGTGAGATGCTGCCAAAAGCAAAACCATTCGCAAAATATTGCGATGTCTTTTGTGATGACGGGGCCTTTAGCGTAAAACAATCTGAAATTATCCTTAAACGAGCCCTGTCGCTTGGCTTTCAGTTGAAAATTCATACCAATCAATTCAAGGACATTGGTGGCGTATCACTTGCACTGAAACTGGGTTGCGTATCGATTGATCATCTCGATATGATACAACAAGATGACATCAGGCACATTAAAAAAAATAATACCCTATGCGTTTTATTGCCGGGTGTACCCTTCTTTTTGATGAGTAAAGTGTATGCTCCGGCAAAAAAAATGATAGAGAGCGGCTTGCCCGTTGCACTGGCAACTGACTTCAATCCAGGTACTTGCCCTGGCTATAATATGCAGTTGATACTTACACTTGCATGCTTGAATATGAATATGACCCCGGCTCAGACCATAAATGCGGCCACGATAAACGCAGCTCATGCGCTGGGACTCGCGCAAAAGCTTGGAAGCATAGAAGTCGGAAAACAGGCAGACCTAATCATCCTTAATCTCAAGGATTACAATCAGCTACCGTATTATTTCGGAGTGAATCATGTCAGGGTGGTAATAAAAAAAGGTACAATCATAGTGGACACTATGCAACAGACTGATTTTCCATAA
- a CDS encoding MOSC domain-containing protein, with protein sequence MKMVPKGPMISLDEATVTKEWGVENDSRGRPGRRQVSVLARESWEEACDLLDTTLSWTTRRANLYVEGIPSLFETVGSFLYIGEVILEIQGETKPCARMDAAAPGLRESLKPNWLGGVTCSVVKGGKIVVGDPVIMKTVCAEEEEDEVKTYSNILGETSL encoded by the coding sequence ATGAAAATGGTTCCAAAAGGACCGATGATATCGCTTGACGAAGCAACCGTCACGAAAGAATGGGGAGTTGAAAACGATTCTCGGGGGCGGCCGGGAAGAAGGCAGGTCAGTGTGCTTGCCCGTGAATCATGGGAAGAAGCCTGCGATCTTCTGGACACGACTCTTTCCTGGACAACACGAAGGGCAAATCTCTATGTCGAAGGTATTCCCTCCTTATTTGAAACCGTTGGTTCTTTTTTGTATATCGGTGAGGTAATTTTGGAAATTCAAGGTGAAACAAAGCCTTGCGCGCGTATGGACGCTGCTGCCCCAGGTCTCAGGGAATCTCTGAAGCCAAACTGGCTTGGTGGCGTTACGTGCAGTGTTGTAAAAGGTGGAAAGATTGTTGTTGGTGATCCGGTAATCATGAAAACCGTTTGTGCTGAAGAAGAGGAGGATGAAGTAAAAACATATTCAAATATTCTTGGAGAGACTTCTTTATAG
- a CDS encoding dicarboxylate/amino acid:cation symporter: MEKTKNSSIQRKPSTPYNATKNNQKQSRTLVGIIIAIILGTVLGGWLPGFAVKFSILGEMFLNVLMMLVIPLIMLSMITGITRLGDIRNLGSLGWHTLLYYVATTGIAVFIGMVVVTVIQPGKGISPGEKQSEYRYELTGKNNKTVILPDKTWEKRHYNNSYTVALLDQGAQGVIESFSENTVTVRNWIKPHQKDQFIFTAEDGTRMPFRKINGKLVSVEPALIQFGTGVEIALSAHEKLSERSKNGIWGTLKEVLVGNKEMGKEGMLSGNLFASIVKMEILPVVFFSLFIGAALSVLGERAHPTIEIISTLNDAVMQLVHWIMIIAPVGIFGLIAARIGNAGGFRGFLPELLTLGKYGSTVIAGLFIHGVIVLPLILKVLGKRNPAHYVRGMGTALLNAFSTASSSATLPLTLQGVEEQNNISNRTASFVLPLGATINMDGTALYEAVAAMFIAQVYGIPMTPFMQAVIFLTSTLAAIGAAGIPEAGLVTMVIVLKTAGLPIEGIGLILVIDWILDRFRTTVNVWGDSVGAGVIETLESRRSRG; the protein is encoded by the coding sequence ATGGAGAAAACAAAAAATTCATCAATTCAACGAAAACCCTCTACACCATACAATGCCACGAAAAACAATCAAAAGCAATCACGCACACTTGTTGGAATTATCATTGCCATCATTCTGGGCACTGTGTTGGGAGGATGGTTACCTGGGTTCGCCGTAAAATTCTCCATTCTCGGTGAAATGTTTTTAAATGTGCTGATGATGCTTGTTATTCCACTCATCATGTTATCTATGATTACAGGAATAACCAGACTGGGAGACATTCGAAATCTTGGTTCTCTCGGTTGGCATACACTCCTCTACTATGTTGCAACAACCGGAATTGCCGTGTTCATTGGTATGGTTGTCGTTACGGTAATACAACCCGGCAAGGGAATTTCTCCCGGTGAGAAACAGAGTGAGTACCGTTATGAGTTAACCGGGAAAAACAATAAGACCGTGATTCTGCCAGACAAAACATGGGAGAAGCGCCACTATAATAATTCGTACACGGTGGCACTTCTGGATCAGGGAGCACAAGGCGTCATTGAATCATTTTCGGAAAATACCGTGACCGTCAGAAACTGGATAAAGCCACACCAGAAGGATCAATTCATTTTTACGGCAGAAGATGGCACGCGTATGCCGTTTCGCAAGATTAACGGGAAGCTTGTATCGGTAGAGCCTGCCCTGATTCAGTTTGGCACCGGTGTTGAAATCGCCTTGTCTGCTCATGAAAAACTCTCTGAAAGAAGCAAGAATGGGATTTGGGGTACGTTAAAAGAAGTTCTTGTCGGAAATAAAGAGATGGGAAAGGAGGGAATGCTATCAGGGAATCTCTTTGCTTCCATTGTCAAAATGGAAATCCTCCCTGTGGTTTTTTTCTCATTATTTATTGGCGCGGCCCTTTCTGTTCTGGGAGAACGTGCACATCCAACCATAGAGATCATTTCGACACTTAATGACGCCGTTATGCAACTCGTTCACTGGATAATGATCATAGCTCCCGTTGGGATTTTCGGACTCATTGCTGCGCGGATTGGAAATGCAGGGGGATTCAGGGGATTTCTCCCTGAATTGCTTACGCTTGGCAAATACGGTAGTACGGTAATTGCCGGCTTGTTTATTCATGGAGTTATTGTATTGCCTCTTATCCTTAAGGTCCTGGGGAAAAGGAACCCAGCCCATTATGTAAGGGGTATGGGCACCGCCCTGTTAAACGCTTTTTCTACCGCTTCCAGTTCTGCCACGTTGCCACTTACCTTACAGGGCGTTGAAGAACAAAACAACATCTCCAACCGGACCGCCAGTTTTGTTCTTCCATTGGGAGCAACGATAAACATGGATGGCACTGCTCTCTATGAAGCTGTTGCCGCGATGTTTATTGCACAGGTCTATGGCATTCCCATGACACCATTTATGCAGGCTGTCATTTTTTTAACTTCGACACTGGCTGCAATCGGCGCTGCAGGAATACCAGAAGCGGGATTGGTTACTATGGTCATTGTCTTAAAGACAGCAGGACTTCCCATAGAAGGTATTGGACTGATTTTAGTTATTGACTGGATCCTTGATCGGTTTCGCACGACGGTTAACGTCTGGGGAGATAGTGTTGGCGCAGGTGTCATAGAAACCCTGGAATCAAGGAGATCAAGGGGTTAA
- a CDS encoding BCCT family transporter yields the protein MNPPSYCNRLKRNSRGWEIHPTVFWVSAGLIIFFVAAGLLFTKQTQATSDTVQGFIAEKFGWVLVLLVDMFLGFAIFLLFSKYGKIRIGGPSAKPEFTCLGWFSMLFSAGMGIGLLFYSVAEPILHYGTPPLGVGNTVESAKLSMDITFFHWGLHAWGIYALVGLALAFFAYNRGLPLTIRSVFHPLIGERVHGHWGNLIDIIAVVATLFGLATSLGLGAQQINAGLSHLFNVSQNANLQIVIIAIVTSFATISVVLGIDKGIRRLSEFNMVVALVLMLFMLFLGPTLFLCEAIIQNIGSYLQRIIELSTRTEAYQKTNWQHGWTIFYWAWWIAWSPFVGMFIARVSKGRTIQEFLLGVLLVPTLLAFIWITIFGGTALHEELFGGSGISDAVRHNVATALFVLLDRFPLTLITSLLGILVIVTFFVTSSDSGSLVIDIITAGGNTHPPVKQRIFWAVMEGVVASVLLIGGGLKALQAASIVTGLPFAFVLLFMCYCLFKGLHDAKKKEQVALPPCIEDREVFEKI from the coding sequence ATGAATCCTCCAAGTTATTGCAATCGTCTGAAACGTAATTCTCGCGGATGGGAAATCCATCCGACCGTGTTTTGGGTTTCAGCAGGTTTGATTATTTTTTTTGTTGCCGCAGGATTGCTCTTTACGAAACAGACACAAGCAACCTCCGATACTGTTCAAGGTTTCATTGCCGAAAAGTTTGGATGGGTTCTTGTCCTTTTGGTAGATATGTTTCTTGGATTTGCCATTTTTCTTCTTTTCAGTAAATACGGGAAAATTCGAATAGGTGGTCCAAGTGCCAAGCCGGAATTTACCTGTTTGGGGTGGTTTTCCATGCTTTTTAGCGCCGGAATGGGAATCGGACTTCTGTTCTATAGTGTTGCAGAACCGATCTTACATTATGGAACGCCGCCTCTAGGAGTTGGTAATACCGTTGAATCTGCCAAGCTTTCCATGGATATAACCTTTTTCCACTGGGGGTTACATGCCTGGGGGATATATGCGCTCGTTGGTCTTGCATTGGCATTCTTCGCATATAACCGCGGTTTACCCCTGACCATACGATCGGTATTTCATCCTCTCATTGGGGAAAGAGTACACGGTCATTGGGGAAATTTAATTGATATCATAGCAGTCGTCGCAACGCTTTTCGGTTTGGCTACTTCGCTCGGGTTGGGTGCTCAACAGATTAACGCAGGTCTTTCTCACCTGTTCAATGTTAGTCAGAACGCAAACCTCCAGATAGTGATAATTGCTATTGTTACCAGTTTTGCAACGATTTCGGTGGTACTGGGTATCGATAAGGGTATACGAAGATTAAGTGAGTTCAATATGGTTGTAGCATTGGTTCTTATGTTGTTTATGCTTTTTCTCGGACCTACATTGTTTCTCTGTGAAGCCATCATACAAAACATCGGATCATACCTGCAACGCATTATTGAATTAAGTACGAGAACGGAAGCGTATCAGAAAACAAACTGGCAACATGGATGGACTATCTTTTACTGGGCGTGGTGGATCGCCTGGTCACCTTTTGTCGGGATGTTTATCGCGAGAGTATCTAAGGGCAGAACCATCCAGGAGTTTCTCCTCGGTGTGCTCTTGGTGCCAACGTTGCTTGCGTTTATCTGGATAACCATTTTCGGTGGCACCGCGCTCCATGAAGAGTTATTCGGAGGAAGCGGGATCTCCGACGCTGTACGCCATAATGTGGCAACGGCGCTGTTTGTGCTTCTGGACCGATTTCCTCTGACACTGATCACTTCATTATTAGGAATCCTTGTCATTGTTACATTCTTCGTAACCTCATCGGATTCAGGTTCTCTTGTCATAGATATTATAACTGCTGGCGGGAATACACACCCACCGGTAAAACAGCGTATCTTTTGGGCAGTTATGGAAGGGGTTGTTGCGTCTGTGTTATTAATCGGAGGAGGGTTAAAGGCCTTGCAGGCGGCATCCATTGTAACCGGATTGCCGTTTGCATTCGTGCTGCTTTTCATGTGTTATTGTTTATTCAAGGGTTTGCATGATGCAAAGAAAAAGGAACAGGTAGCGCTTCCTCCCTGCATTGAAGACAGGGAGGTATTTGAAAAGATTTAG
- a CDS encoding DUF4301 family protein, which produces MFTKEDLKHLQEMGISRKKVEFQLNLFKKGVPFIRLKRPCIPEDGIVSISKSDMRTYQDIFSEAISVGRAMKFVPASGAATRMFKVLVSVHNNYDQNSPGNLSGLFEENNEDHKEFLKFIKDIKDFAFFEDLKSIMLKQNLKIESLITKGHYKEILENILTLKGLNYAGLPKGLIKFHRYKDCCRTPIEEHLIEGIAYTRDRNKCARINFTVSPEHLEAVKEHIEDIHDLYVLHGEKYEITFSTQKISTNTIAVDLDNNPFRDQEGKLLFRPAGHGALLENLNDLQGDIIFIKNIDNVVPDTFKNETCLYKKILGGYLVELQNELFEFLTRLAKNNVDERFLERTFTFARNRLFITLPERIKQMSREEKRVFLFSKLNRPLRVCGMVRNEGEPGGGPFWVEHRNGNISLQIVERVQVDLASEEQRSILESSTHFNPVDLVCGVRDYRGRNFNLMNFSDPRACFISTKFKDGKELKALELPGLWNGAMANWNTVFVEVPIITFNPVKTVMDLLRKEHQMENIF; this is translated from the coding sequence ATGTTTACTAAAGAGGATTTAAAGCACCTTCAGGAAATGGGGATCTCCCGGAAAAAGGTGGAATTTCAGCTCAATCTATTTAAAAAAGGCGTGCCTTTTATTCGGCTCAAACGTCCCTGTATTCCTGAAGATGGAATTGTCTCAATAAGCAAAAGTGATATGCGTACTTATCAGGATATTTTTTCCGAAGCCATATCTGTTGGCAGGGCTATGAAGTTTGTACCCGCTTCCGGGGCAGCTACACGTATGTTCAAAGTGTTGGTATCGGTTCATAACAATTATGATCAGAACAGTCCTGGGAATTTATCAGGACTGTTTGAAGAAAATAATGAGGATCATAAGGAATTTCTCAAATTCATCAAAGACATTAAAGACTTTGCCTTTTTTGAAGATTTGAAATCAATTATGCTGAAACAGAATTTAAAGATTGAGTCCCTTATCACAAAGGGTCATTATAAGGAAATCCTTGAAAATATTTTAACGTTAAAGGGTCTTAATTATGCCGGCCTTCCCAAGGGACTCATAAAATTTCATCGCTATAAGGATTGTTGCCGTACACCTATCGAAGAGCACCTGATTGAAGGGATAGCCTATACCCGGGACAGGAACAAGTGCGCGCGTATTAACTTTACTGTTTCCCCCGAACATTTGGAAGCAGTAAAGGAGCATATAGAAGACATCCATGATTTGTACGTTTTACATGGGGAAAAATATGAGATAACTTTTTCCACCCAGAAAATTTCTACGAACACCATAGCGGTAGACCTTGACAATAACCCTTTTCGTGATCAGGAGGGGAAATTATTGTTTCGACCTGCCGGTCATGGGGCATTGCTGGAAAACCTGAATGATCTCCAGGGAGACATCATATTTATAAAGAATATTGACAATGTGGTTCCTGATACATTTAAAAATGAAACGTGCCTGTATAAAAAAATCCTCGGTGGCTACCTGGTAGAGCTGCAAAATGAACTATTTGAATTTCTGACAAGACTTGCTAAAAATAATGTTGATGAGCGTTTTCTTGAACGGACTTTTACCTTTGCCCGAAACAGGCTGTTTATTACTCTGCCTGAACGCATAAAACAAATGTCAAGGGAAGAGAAAAGAGTATTTCTTTTTTCTAAATTAAATAGACCGTTACGTGTTTGTGGTATGGTCAGGAATGAGGGCGAACCCGGTGGCGGACCTTTCTGGGTGGAACACAGGAATGGGAATATTTCTCTTCAAATAGTTGAGCGGGTACAGGTTGATTTAGCATCGGAGGAACAACGGTCTATCTTGGAATCTTCCACACATTTTAATCCTGTCGACCTTGTCTGCGGGGTGCGCGACTATAGAGGAAGGAATTTCAATTTGATGAATTTCTCAGACCCTAGGGCTTGCTTTATCTCTACGAAATTCAAGGATGGCAAAGAACTCAAGGCCCTTGAGTTGCCAGGGCTATGGAACGGCGCTATGGCTAACTGGAATACCGTGTTTGTTGAGGTGCCGATTATTACCTTTAATCCTGTAAAAACGGTCATGGATCTATTACGAAAAGAGCATCAGATGGAAAATATATTCTGA
- a CDS encoding DEAD/DEAH box helicase family protein has translation MNYEELYLKYHALFVENISLKTEINRLKAQRGITERKEAVIHEIKTGNYQTQISDKYKNSKELNSKLNNYSENKDKIDLFMSLFRGRDDVYAKRWKNKAAKSGYTPVCLNEWIPGVCCKPKIKCSACSQKSYAKFDENVIENHLRGNAVAGIYPMCIDEMCYFLAIDFDDAGWQKDVSLLREVCNEFGIPYAVERSRSGNGAHVWFFFEVKISTVLARKFGTALLTYSMGKRHEINFKSYDRMFPNQDTMPKGGFGNLIALPLQMDARKNGNSVFIDEKFKPYADQWEYLGKINKLSEDNLGILIAGLCKGNELGELKEEGDEVQDPWTTIRVRLTKHDLPKRIRIVKAGMLYLPKNGFSQRALNTLKRLAAFKNPDFYKAQAMRMSTYNKPRVISCSEDLGQYLCMPRGCEVEIHNVFSKCKIEVDWIDKTNHGRNIDVEFIGTLRKEQQDAIHELLNHDNGVLTATTAFGKTVVAANMIARRKINTLILVHRQQLLLQWISRLSEFLRINEELPVREKKRGRKKKHGLIGQIGAGKVTVSAIIDVAIMQSLHYAGEVKECVKNYGMVIVDECHHVPAFSFEQILKKVNAKFVYGLTATPTRQDGHHPIIFMHCGPERFRVDAKKQAEKRPFDHYVIPRFTSFKLTIDRNDKELTIQELYAEIGGDEIRNQLIIEDIVNNYETGRNSLVLSERTAHVVSLAKKLRGRIPDVLILMGGMGAKETNEILNKISEAPPDRQLTLVATGKFIGEGFDEPRLDTLFLAMPISWKGTLQQYAGRLHRSYENKNEVQIYDYVDLHVKMLEKMYGKRLNGYAAIGYKTKGENVAADSSDIIFDKDSFFPIYSNDLVSASREVLIVSPFITNKRVTQMLQYFTRMVKKQVKVTIVTRPSEDYKNKNKSTLTLERIFDVLNTMGIKVVLRSNIHQKFALIDQRIVWYGSVNLLSFGSAEESIMRIVSGNIAYELMKSIEK, from the coding sequence ATGAATTATGAGGAATTATATCTCAAATATCACGCTCTGTTTGTTGAAAATATCAGCTTAAAAACTGAGATAAACAGATTAAAGGCACAACGTGGTATTACCGAACGAAAGGAGGCTGTTATTCATGAAATTAAGACGGGAAATTATCAAACTCAAATCTCAGATAAATACAAAAACAGTAAGGAATTAAACAGCAAGCTCAATAACTATTCTGAAAATAAGGATAAAATCGATTTATTTATGTCTCTTTTTAGGGGTAGAGATGATGTATACGCCAAACGATGGAAGAATAAAGCGGCAAAGTCAGGATATACGCCTGTTTGTTTGAATGAATGGATTCCTGGAGTATGTTGTAAACCAAAAATAAAGTGTTCTGCGTGTTCTCAGAAGTCATATGCGAAATTTGATGAAAATGTTATAGAAAACCATCTCAGAGGAAATGCAGTGGCGGGCATATACCCTATGTGCATTGATGAAATGTGTTATTTTTTGGCTATTGATTTTGATGATGCTGGCTGGCAAAAAGATGTTTCTCTATTGAGAGAGGTGTGCAACGAATTTGGAATTCCTTACGCAGTTGAACGTTCAAGGTCTGGTAACGGGGCTCACGTCTGGTTTTTCTTTGAAGTTAAAATATCAACAGTTTTGGCTCGAAAATTTGGAACCGCATTACTTACCTATTCCATGGGTAAAAGGCATGAGATCAATTTCAAGTCATACGACAGAATGTTTCCTAACCAGGATACAATGCCCAAGGGCGGCTTTGGAAATCTGATTGCACTGCCGCTACAAATGGATGCAAGGAAAAATGGCAATAGCGTTTTTATTGATGAAAAGTTCAAACCTTATGCTGATCAATGGGAATATTTAGGCAAAATAAACAAGCTTTCTGAAGATAATTTAGGGATTTTAATAGCCGGATTATGCAAGGGCAATGAACTCGGTGAATTAAAGGAAGAGGGCGATGAAGTTCAAGATCCTTGGACAACAATTCGGGTCAGGTTGACTAAGCATGATTTGCCAAAAAGAATCAGAATTGTAAAAGCAGGTATGCTGTACCTGCCTAAAAATGGATTTTCGCAAAGGGCTTTAAATACGTTGAAACGATTAGCTGCTTTCAAAAATCCCGATTTTTATAAAGCGCAAGCTATGCGAATGTCCACTTACAATAAACCAAGGGTAATATCATGTTCTGAAGACTTAGGGCAGTATTTATGTATGCCTAGAGGTTGTGAGGTTGAGATTCACAACGTGTTCAGTAAATGCAAGATTGAAGTTGACTGGATAGACAAAACGAATCATGGCAGAAACATTGATGTTGAGTTTATTGGAACCCTTAGAAAAGAACAACAAGATGCAATACATGAGTTGTTGAATCATGATAACGGAGTATTAACAGCAACCACCGCCTTTGGAAAAACAGTTGTGGCAGCTAACATGATTGCCAGGAGAAAGATAAATACCCTTATATTGGTGCATAGACAGCAGCTCCTATTGCAATGGATTAGCAGATTATCTGAGTTTTTACGGATTAATGAAGAGTTGCCTGTTCGTGAAAAAAAGCGTGGAAGGAAAAAGAAACACGGTTTGATAGGGCAAATAGGAGCAGGGAAAGTTACTGTAAGCGCTATTATTGATGTTGCAATTATGCAATCATTACATTATGCCGGCGAGGTAAAGGAATGTGTTAAGAATTATGGGATGGTAATTGTCGATGAATGCCATCATGTTCCGGCATTTAGTTTTGAACAGATACTTAAAAAGGTTAACGCAAAATTCGTATATGGATTAACAGCAACTCCAACAAGACAGGATGGACATCATCCGATAATATTTATGCATTGCGGACCAGAAAGGTTCAGGGTTGACGCAAAAAAACAAGCTGAAAAAAGGCCATTCGATCATTATGTTATCCCAAGATTCACAAGTTTTAAACTGACGATTGATAGAAATGACAAAGAGTTAACCATTCAGGAATTATATGCAGAAATAGGAGGAGATGAAATACGTAATCAGTTAATTATAGAAGATATTGTAAATAACTATGAAACTGGCAGGAATTCCTTGGTGTTATCAGAAAGAACTGCCCATGTTGTATCGCTTGCGAAGAAGTTAAGAGGAAGAATTCCGGATGTGTTAATACTGATGGGTGGCATGGGAGCTAAGGAAACCAACGAGATATTAAATAAGATATCTGAGGCACCGCCAGATCGGCAATTAACTTTAGTCGCCACAGGTAAGTTTATTGGTGAGGGATTTGATGAACCAAGGCTTGACACCCTGTTTCTGGCAATGCCAATTTCCTGGAAAGGAACATTACAGCAATATGCAGGCAGGCTGCATAGATCATATGAGAACAAAAATGAAGTGCAAATATATGATTATGTGGACCTTCATGTAAAAATGCTGGAAAAAATGTATGGCAAAAGACTAAACGGATATGCCGCTATTGGCTATAAAACAAAAGGAGAAAATGTTGCAGCAGACTCTTCAGATATTATCTTTGATAAGGATAGCTTCTTTCCAATATACAGTAATGATTTAGTAAGCGCGTCAAGAGAAGTTTTGATTGTCAGTCCGTTTATTACTAATAAACGAGTCACACAAATGCTTCAATATTTTACTCGTATGGTAAAGAAACAAGTAAAGGTAACGATTGTAACAAGGCCATCTGAAGATTATAAAAATAAAAATAAAAGCACGTTGACTCTGGAACGGATATTTGATGTCTTAAATACCATGGGGATTAAGGTGGTGTTAAGATCAAACATACATCAGAAATTTGCGCTTATTGATCAAAGGATCGTTTGGTATGGCAGCGTAAATCTATTAAGTTTCGGTAGTGCGGAAGAAAGCATTATGCGCATTGTAAGCGGTAATATCGCGTACGAATTGATGAAAAGTATTGAAAAGTAA
- the lhgO gene encoding L-2-hydroxyglutarate oxidase, which translates to MVKTDILIIGAGIIGLSVAREIHARHPDATIIIIEKEESLGCHASGRNSGVLHAGFYYTPDSLKSKFTVDGNRLLTEYCVRHNLSILTCGKVVVARDEKERAGLYELKKRGEKNGVLLQMVEEEELAEIEPNARTFKNALYSPTTSVVNPKEVLLHIARSFKEKVTIVYNEKFLRKITPFLAKTTNHTIRYRHIINSAGLYADKIAHQFGIGLNYTVIPFKGLYLEYHDSALIQKHIYPVPDLRNPFLGVHFTKTVNGNVKIGPTAIPAFWRENYRGFSNFSPKELYEILFYEMKLFLSNSFNFRNTAFEESKKYFKNYFIQQASHLVKDIDVNNFGAYINPGIRAQVVNKETMRLEMDFIVKQDDNSTHILNAVSPAFTSALSFSKFIVDKVEEKL; encoded by the coding sequence ATGGTTAAAACTGATATATTGATTATAGGGGCCGGAATAATCGGCCTTTCTGTTGCCAGAGAAATTCATGCAAGGCATCCAGACGCAACGATAATAATTATAGAGAAAGAAGAATCACTGGGTTGTCATGCAAGCGGCAGGAATAGCGGGGTGCTTCATGCGGGTTTTTATTATACTCCGGACAGTCTGAAATCAAAATTTACCGTTGATGGAAACAGACTTCTCACTGAGTACTGTGTGAGACATAACCTTTCCATACTTACATGTGGAAAAGTTGTTGTCGCGAGGGACGAAAAGGAGAGAGCAGGACTTTATGAATTAAAAAAAAGGGGAGAGAAGAATGGTGTTCTCCTTCAGATGGTGGAAGAAGAAGAACTCGCAGAAATTGAACCAAATGCCAGGACATTTAAGAACGCATTGTACTCTCCGACAACCTCTGTCGTAAACCCGAAAGAGGTTTTGCTACATATCGCCAGGTCATTCAAAGAAAAGGTTACGATAGTATATAATGAAAAATTCCTCAGAAAAATCACTCCTTTTTTGGCGAAAACGACAAATCACACAATACGCTACCGTCATATAATCAATTCGGCAGGTCTTTATGCTGATAAAATTGCACATCAGTTCGGAATTGGTTTGAACTATACCGTAATCCCTTTCAAGGGTCTGTATCTTGAATATCATGATAGCGCTCTTATTCAAAAACATATTTATCCCGTTCCCGATTTAAGGAATCCATTTCTTGGTGTGCATTTTACGAAGACGGTTAATGGTAATGTTAAAATAGGTCCAACGGCAATACCTGCCTTCTGGAGAGAAAATTACCGCGGTTTTTCAAACTTTAGCCCAAAAGAACTCTATGAAATACTTTTTTACGAGATGAAACTTTTCCTCTCCAACAGTTTTAATTTTAGAAATACTGCTTTTGAAGAGAGTAAAAAATATTTTAAAAACTATTTCATTCAACAGGCAAGTCATCTCGTTAAAGATATTGACGTTAATAATTTCGGTGCGTATATAAATCCGGGAATAAGGGCTCAGGTAGTAAATAAAGAAACCATGAGACTGGAAATGGATTTTATTGTCAAACAGGATGATAATTCCACGCATATATTAAATGCCGTATCTCCGGCATTTACTTCGGCATTGTCGTTTAGTAAATTTATCGTTGATAAAGTAGAAGAGAAACTATAG